A region of the Deltaproteobacteria bacterium IMCC39524 genome:
GCCAAAGACCCCGGCGTCTGGGTGGTCTGGCTCGGCTGCCTGTTGATGGTGCTCGGCTCCTGTGGTGCTTTCTTCTTGTCGCACCGTCGTATCTGGGTCAGCATTGAGCAACTGGATAAGGGCATTGGCGTCAAGTTCGGTGGTAACGCTCACCGGAACCAGCCTGGCTTTGTGCTCTACTTTGACGAATTGACCAAAGAGTTCAACGACACCCTGTCGTCCTGATGGAGGAACTATGAACAGCTCACTTTTGTTTAACATCACTACGGTCGCGTACTTTGCCGCCATGGTGGTCTTTATCGTTTACCTGACCTCCGCAAACAAATCGGTCGGCTTTGTCGCCACTTTGATTTGTTGGGTCGGCTTTATCGCCAA
Encoded here:
- a CDS encoding cytochrome c biogenesis protein ResB, encoding AKDPGVWVVWLGCLLMVLGSCGAFFLSHRRIWVSIEQLDKGIGVKFGGNAHRNQPGFVLYFDELTKEFNDTLSS